In Coregonus clupeaformis isolate EN_2021a unplaced genomic scaffold, ASM2061545v1 scaf0129, whole genome shotgun sequence, a genomic segment contains:
- the LOC121557027 gene encoding putative nuclease HARBI1: protein MAALALLEDIFNGQIRRERVFRDHGDFLAHDDDWLISRFRFPRAILLELCAELGPNLERETVRSHALPVPLQVLTTLGFLATGSFQRELADRSGISQSCLSRAMPPVWDGIIRLSTRYITFPYDAGDQPNIKAQFAAIAGFPNVIGAIDCTHIAIKAPSEDEFAYVNRKHFHSINVQIICDAQMRLTNIVARWPGSTHDSYILTNSMVGMRLQAGRVRDGWLLGDSGYPLKTWLLTPLTNPQTDRERRYNDAHSRTRSVVERAIGQLKCRWRCLDRTGGCCYTALTRFAASYWPVECCTMSRTGMAYPLVRWGHRQMTLTQDQYMCSTINKPFRPVNV, encoded by the exons ATGGCAGCTTTGGCTTTATTAGAAGACATTTTCAATGGACAAATCCGGAGAGAACGAGTTTTTAGGGACCACGGTGATTTTCTGGCCCACGACGATGACTGGCTCATCAGCCGTTTCAGATTTCCAAGGGCTATACTCTTGGAGCTCTGCGCTGAGTTGGGTCCGAATTtggaaagagagacagtgaggagccACGCATTACCCGTTCCTTTACAGGTGCTTACTACACTTGGTTTCCTAGCAACCGGTTCTTTCCAAAGAGAACTGGCAGACCGCTCAGGAATAAGCCAGTCGTGTTTGAGCCGTGCAATGCCACCTGTATGGGACGGCATCATCCGCTTGTCTACCAGGTATATAACGTTCCCATACGATGCAGGTGACCAGCCAAACATCAAAGCGCAATTTGCAGCGATAGCCGGTTTTCCTAATGTAATCGGAGCGATCGACTGCACACATATTGCTATAAAGGCGCCATCTGAAGACGAATTTGCATATGTGAATCGGAAACATTTCcattcaataaatgtgcagattATATGTGATGCACAAATGCGCCTAACAAATATTGTGGCAAGGTGGCCTGGGTCAACCCATGATTCATATATCCTTACAAACAGCATGGTTGGGATGAGACTCCAAGCTGGCAGGGTGCGCGATGGGTGGCTACTTG GAGACAGTGGTTATCCACTAAAGACGTGGCTGTTAACCCCCCTCACCAACCCACAAACTGACCGAGAGCGCAGATACAATGATGCCCATTCCCGCACTCGGTCAGTTGTGGAGCGGGCGATTGGGCAGCTGAAATGTCGGTGGCGCTGCCTTGACAGGACCGGGGGATGCTGTTATACCGCCCTGACAAGGTTTGCCGCATCATACTGGCCTGTGGAGTGCTGCACAATGTCGCGCACAGGCATGGCATACCCCTTGGTGAGGTGGGGGCACCGCCAGATGACCCTGACCCAGGACCAGTATATGTGCAGCACAATCAACAAGCCATTCAGGCCCGTCAACGTGTAA